The Calypte anna isolate BGI_N300 chromosome 1, bCalAnn1_v1.p, whole genome shotgun sequence region CTGCCCTGTGGCAGTTCGACCCAAGTGCTGTCCACTTTTACTGCAGAAAGGTGAAGTTGGGATTCCTGAGGTAAGAGTTTGGTTTCTTCACCCATTACAGACAGGAGAGTGCTCAAAGATCCCCCCCAGGAGTTTAATGGTCCAAACAGAGCAGTAGCTGTTGAGGCAGGTCATCTTGCACTCACTTCTGACATGCCACACTGCTGGTATACACCAGGGAAAAGGCTGCCTGGTTGGAGTAACCAGTGTCCCCTGAGGTGGTCTGTCCACATTGCTAATGTGCTGCTCTAGATGCACACTATATCAGGGTCTACACTACTGGAACCAACAGGACATGGCAAACATGCTTTTCAGCTCAGTGTCCTCCAGCCCAAAAAGGCAGGACAAGTGCACTGACGCCCAGCTATTTGCTCTCTTCAGACAGTGTTGTAGACAACAGCATCAGGTTATACACAGAGAAGTGGCTGGTGTGTTGGAATGGATCAGTGTGAAACCATCTCCCTTTGATTCCCTCACATGCCCCACAAGGGACTGATAATCAGGAGAAGAGGGCTGAAGCAGGGGTGGGGTGCAGTTCCTTCAAGAAAGGGTGGTTCCATGAGCCCCCGCCCGAAAACAGATTGGCTGTCACCACCTTTGAGAAACAGAGGTAAAACAGCTCCTTACCGGCCATTGGGTCCCAGGAAGCCCGTGGCATGGCATTCATCAATGAAGACCAGAGCATCATACTTCTGGGCCAGCTGGCAGATCTCCCTCAAGGGTGCGATGTCACCATCCATGGAGAAGGCACCATCAGTGGCCACCAGCCGCAGACGATGTTTCTGTGGGAGGGGAGAGTGGCAACTCCAGAGATCACCATTGAGAGGCTGGTGAAGGAGACCAGGACATagtccagctcctgcagggagTGGAGGTATCTAACCATGATAGGATTGCAACGTGATGCTTTCTCACCTTGCCTATCCATGCTTACCTGTGCCAATTAGCAAAAAACAATGCCTGTTGCACAGGAAAAGGATAAACTTAGCCTTCAGGGATAATTACTGCCCCGGTAGCACAGCCAAGGAGCACCTTTGCATCTGGGTAGGAGCAGACCTGTGTACCTGTGCATCCTGCAGCTTGGCCTCCAGGTCCTCCATGTCCATGTGCTTGTAGCGGTACTTGTTAGCCTTGCACAGGCGGATCCCATCGATGATGGAGGCATGGTTCAGCTCATCTGACAGCACTGCATCCTCTGGGGTCAGCAGGGCCTGGCCACAGTAAACAGAAAGGATCTTCCTTGTCTCCAGTGTGCCATCTCACCAAGATCTTCCAGCATCTCTCAGTGTGGAGGACAAGACAGCTGCCAAGTCTCTCCTGATGCCGTTAACTTTCCACTTCTCTTCCCAGCCATCTTATCCCACAATTTCCTTAGGCTAGGTTCTTGCCTGTGCCTTCAGAGTTCAAAacctcccacccctccccttGCAAGCCTTGGGGGATCACCCCTTCCCCCTGCTTACAGGGGGAACACAGATCTCCCGGGAAATGGGAGCTCTCCCCCAAAcatggagctgcctggggaaggggcaggcGAGGGCTGATTAAACAACTCCACATGGGTCCCCTGGTCCAAGAGCACCAAGTCAGAGTTCTTCACCATCAGTTGCTGCCACCTTCTCTTGGTCACAGAGCTCCCATGAGGGGCCCTGGAAGGCACAGCTGGCACATCACCTCCCTCCTCCATGGGTGACACCAGGAAAGCCCTACAAACCTCAAAGATGCCAGCATTGGCATCAAAGCAGCTAGCGTAGAGAATGGCATCTTCCCGCTGGTGGAAACGTGCGATCTTCTCCTCTAGATCCTTGTGTATGCTctaaaaagaagagaggagcaAGAGTAACCAGTGGGGCAGCACAAGTTCTCGCTTGCCCACTGCTGCTAGACgctggctgggaggggaggaaacCACTGGGTTTTATCCagaaaaggtgtgtgtgtgtgtgtgtgtgtgtgtgtgtgagaagtTAGCTGTGGTCAGAGTTTGCACATGCAATCTTCAAATGTGGCTAGAGGGATGGGTGCCAAAAGCGCAGTGGGGAGACTCCAAACTCCCCACCCGTGGGAGTGGGTGCACTTCATCAGCTGGGGCTCTGAAAGGCTTCCAGAAGGGATAAACCAGGGTGGGATTGACAGAGCAGTTTTAAGTCAAGACTCACTGTAATTTTTGCCCttaaagggagggaaaaaaagacattcattttttaaatccagagtGGTGTTGCAGGGGTTTATGTTTTGGCTCTCCGAGGGGGCTGTAGTAGTTTAAGCTGGCGTACTTCCAGATCTTTGGCTAGTGGGGACCCAGTagttttgtgggattttttttttctcagctggcCACGTGTACCTCAGCACTATGCAAGTATGCGAGAGGGGAGTCTGGTCcgagcagagccctggagcaGGCGATGTACCTGGGTACCGCAGATGAAGCGTACGGAGCTAAGTCCAGCACCGAACTTCTCTAGGGCCTCCACGGAAGCCCGGATCACCTCGGGGTGGCTGGAGAGTCCTAGGTAATTATTAGCGCAGAAATTGAGGATCCCTGCGGgtaaacaaagggaaaaagtcACGAAGCGGGGTGTGTGTAGGGGCGGGGATGGTGGGAAGAAGACCCCAAGAACCCCCCCCACCGGCTCCGTACCCACCATCACCACCGGCCGCCAAGCGGAGGTGGGGACCTTGCCGGGAGGCGATGACCCTCTCGTTTTTCCATGTGCCGGAACCTCGGATATCCTCCAGCTGGCTCTCCAACACCCGGCGGAGCTGAGACGCAGCCGCTACCGAAGCCGCCCGGGGGCTGCCAGCCCCGCCGCCCCGCACCGCCGCCCGCACCAGCTCCCGCTGCCACATCCCGATGCTCCAAGCCACGCCCTTCGCCGGTCAAAGAGGCGGGGCCCTAGCAGCCAATGGCGTGGCTTTATATTGCCTCCCCCCTCCGATCCCAGTCACCTTCTCTAGGACTTCCAAGGGGTCGTTTTTAGGGAGGAGACTGGCTCTGTGCCGGGGGGTTTAGGCACCTCAAAGCCAGATGGTTTGCAACGTGTTGAAAGTCTCCAGTGGAAGCTCCCCGgtggaaaaggagctggggatgttggTTGACATCTGGGTGAATATGAGGCACCAGCAGCGTGCCCAGCTGGCCAAGAAGGggaatggcatcctggcttgtaatTAGgaaaagtgtggccagcaggaccagggaaaGGATTGCCCCCCCCTGTAGTCGGCACTGGGAAGGACAAACCGCAAGTACTGTGCTCGgttctgggtccctcactacaaggacattgaggtgcaGGAGcgagtccagagaagggcaacaaatgCTGGCGAAGGGTTTAGAGCAGGGTTTATGAGGAGagtctgagggaactggggttgtttagcctggggaaaaggaggctgaggagagaccttatcACCCCTGCAACTATGTGacaggaggttgtagcaaggtgggggATGGTCTCTTCTCCGAagtaataggacaagaggaagtAGCCTCAAGTTGTACTGAGGGAAGATGTAGATTGGATACTAAGTCAAAAATCCTTCCGCAAAAGgcttttcaggcactggaacaggctgtccagggaagtggtggagttgccatccctggaggtatttgaaAGccgtgtagatgtggtgcttaggaacacGGTTTAAGGGTGGACTTGGCAatgctgggttaatggttgggcttgataatcttgaaggtcttttccaacccaaacactTCTATGATTATTCTCTGTGATGACTGCCAGCGGGACTGAGTGTACCCACAGCAAGTTTGCCAACAACACCAAGCTCTGTGGCGCAGTCAGAgtgctggagggagggatgtCATCCGGAGGACTTTGATAGTCTTGAGAAGCTGGCCTGTGCAAACTGTACAAAATCCAACAAGGGCAACAAGCACAAGGACCCCCTGCACGTGGGTCAGGACAGTCCCAAGCACACATACAAACTGGGCAGGGAATGGGCTGAGAACAGCCCTGACAAGAAGGTCTTgggttgatgagaagctcaacataaGCCCAGAATGTGTGCTTGGAGCCctgaaagccaaccatatcctggggtgcttcaaaagaagtgtgaccagcaAGTCAAGGGAGATGGTTttccccacctggagtactgtgtccagtctGGGAGTCACTAACACAGGAAGGCCATGGAGCtattggagtgagtccagaggagaatCACAGAGacgatcagagggctggagcacctctcccatgaagacaggatgagagatCTGGGGTTGTTCAGAAGGCTCCAGGGGGACTTACAGCAGCCTTCTAATACcgaagggggcctacaggaaagctggggagggattttttacaagggcatggagtgataggacaagggagaATTATTTCAGACTGAATGATataggttggatattagaaagaaattttttcctgagggtggtgagacactggtacaggttgcccagaggagttgtAGCTGCACCCCTCCCTGTAAGTGTTCtaggccaagttggatggggcttggagcaacctggtgtagccagaggtgtccctgcccatggtaggaaggttagaactagatgatctttgggATCCCTTCCAaaacaaaccattctatgattctttgattctggaGCAACCAGCCACCATGGAGACCTCGAGAATCCACAAGCCCAGGACCATTAGATGTACCTACCTCAGTGAGCTGGAGTCTTCAGTGACTTGAATCCTTTCATCTAGGTTGTTTGTGGGTGCCAA contains the following coding sequences:
- the GCAT gene encoding 2-amino-3-ketobutyrate coenzyme A ligase, mitochondrial isoform X2, translating into MWQRELVRAAVRGGGAGSPRAASVAAASQLRRVLESQLEDIRGSGTWKNERVIASRQGPHLRLAAGGDGLSSHPEVIRASVEALEKFGAGLSSVRFICGTQSIHKDLEEKIARFHQREDAILYASCFDANAGIFEALLTPEDAVLSDELNHASIIDGIRLCKANKYRYKHMDMEDLEAKLQDAQKHRLRLVATDGAFSMDGDIAPLREICQLAQKYDALVFIDECHATGFLGPNGRGTDELLGVMDKVTIINSTLGKALGGAAGGYTTGPKPLIDLLRQRSRPYLFSNSLPPAVVGCASKALHLLMESNAIAQSMAAKTQRFRSKMTAAGFTISGKDHPICPVMLGDARLAAVMAEDMLNRGIYVIGFSYPVVPKGKARIRVQISAVHSDEDIDRCVEAFTEVGRKHGALP
- the GCAT gene encoding 2-amino-3-ketobutyrate coenzyme A ligase, mitochondrial isoform X1 — protein: MWQRELVRAAVRGGGAGSPRAASVAAASQLRRVLESQLEDIRGSGTWKNERVIASRQGPHLRLAAGGDGILNFCANNYLGLSSHPEVIRASVEALEKFGAGLSSVRFICGTQSIHKDLEEKIARFHQREDAILYASCFDANAGIFEALLTPEDAVLSDELNHASIIDGIRLCKANKYRYKHMDMEDLEAKLQDAQKHRLRLVATDGAFSMDGDIAPLREICQLAQKYDALVFIDECHATGFLGPNGRGTDELLGVMDKVTIINSTLGKALGGAAGGYTTGPKPLIDLLRQRSRPYLFSNSLPPAVVGCASKALHLLMESNAIAQSMAAKTQRFRSKMTAAGFTISGKDHPICPVMLGDARLAAVMAEDMLNRGIYVIGFSYPVVPKGKARIRVQISAVHSDEDIDRCVEAFTEVGRKHGALP